CACCGACGGCGCGCCCTAGTCTCGGGCCATGCGCGGCGACCGGCATCGTCACAGGTTCCACGGACAGATCGCGGGGCTGGGCAGCGCCAGCGGCAACCGGGTCGTGGTGGGTCGGTGGACCGACTCCCCCCTCGGAGCCTTCGCCGACGTCATGCTGGAGCGATCCGACGGCCACCGGGTCCTCTACGCACCCTCCCGCGAGGTGGCCGAGTTCATCGCCGACACCTACGTCTTCGACGAGGTCCGCACCGTGCCCGTGACGGTCGAGCTGGCCCACGGCCGCTGGCGGGTGGCCGCCGACCACCTGCTCCTGGAGCTCACCACCGGGCCGAGGCTGCCGCTCGGCTGGGTCCTGCACGCCGTGCCCCGTCCCCTCGCCGAGAGCACCGGGTGGGCCTCGCTCGTCGACCCGGTCGCCCGCCGCGTGCTGCGCGGCGTGCGCACCCGCGGCCAGGCGAGGTCCGGCCGGCGCGAGTGGTACGGCGCCACCGACCTGCACGCCGTCAGCTCGATCCGTGGAACCCTCGGCCGCGAGCCGCTGGGGGTGCTGGCCCGCGTCGACCCTCCGACGCGGTTCGGCTTCTCCTCGACCCCGCGGCAGCCCTCGGTGACCACGGTGGTGACCACGGTGGAGGACCTCGCCCCCTAGGAAGGCCGCGCCTTCTCAGCATGCGGGAGCACGCGGCACACGGGCATGTCCCCGGCCACACCTCCCCGGCAGGGGCGCCACCCCGGTGCGAGGATGGGTGCGTGCGCCAGATCCTGCAGTCCACCAAGCTCCAAGACGTCCGCTACGACGTGCGCGGGCCGATCCTCGAGGAGGCCCACCGGCTCGAGGCCGAGGGGCACAAGGTCATGAAGCTCAACATCGGCAACCCCGCGCCGTTCGGCTTCGAGGCCCCCGAGTCGATCCTCGTCGACATGATCCACAACCTGCCGGAGTCACAGGGTTACAGCGACTCCCGCGGCATCTACTCAGCCCGCACGGCGGTCGCGAACTTCTACCAGTCCGAGGGCCTGCGCGACGTCACCGTGGACGACGTGTTCATCGGCAACGGCGTCTCCGAGATGATCTCGATGACGCTCCAGGCCCTGGTCGACAACGGCGACGAGATCCTCGTGCCAGCCCCGGACTACCCGCTGTGGACCGCCGCCGTCACCCTCTCCGGCGGCAGGGCCGTGCACTACCTGTGCGACGAGGACAACGACTGGAACCCCGACCTCGAGGACATCGAGAGCAGGATCACCGAGCGCACCAAGGGGATCGTGCTCATCAACCCCAACAACCCGACTGGCGCCGTCTACTCGGAGGCCGTCGTCAAGGGGTTCGTCGAGATCGCCCGCAAGCACGACCTGGTCCTCATGGCCGACGAGATCTACGAGAAGATCCTCTACGACGGCGCCCGGCACGTGCACGCGGCGACCTACGCCAAGGACATCCTGTGCCTGACCTACAGCGGGCTGTCGAAGGCCTACCGGGTCGCGGGCTTCCGCAGCGGCTGGGTCGTCGTCACCGGCGCGCGGGACCGGGCCGCCAACTTCCTCGAGGGCCTGACCCTGCTGGCCAACATGCGCATGTGCGCCAACGTGCCGGCCCAGCACGCGATCCAGACCGCGCTCGGCGGCTACCAGAGCATCAACGACCTGGTCCTGCCCGGCGGCCGGCTGCTCGCCCAGCGCGACGTCGCGCACAAGCTCCTGGGCGACATCCCGGGCGTCTCGTGTGTCAAGCCCAAGGGCGCGCTGTACCTCTTCCCGCGGCTCGACCCCGAGGTCTACCCGATCGAGGACGACCAGGCGTTCGTCATCGAGATGCTGCGGGCGACGCACATCCTCATCACCAACGGCACCGGCTTCAACTGG
This Knoellia sp. p5-6-4 DNA region includes the following protein-coding sequences:
- a CDS encoding pyridoxal phosphate-dependent aminotransferase, coding for MRQILQSTKLQDVRYDVRGPILEEAHRLEAEGHKVMKLNIGNPAPFGFEAPESILVDMIHNLPESQGYSDSRGIYSARTAVANFYQSEGLRDVTVDDVFIGNGVSEMISMTLQALVDNGDEILVPAPDYPLWTAAVTLSGGRAVHYLCDEDNDWNPDLEDIESRITERTKGIVLINPNNPTGAVYSEAVVKGFVEIARKHDLVLMADEIYEKILYDGARHVHAATYAKDILCLTYSGLSKAYRVAGFRSGWVVVTGARDRAANFLEGLTLLANMRMCANVPAQHAIQTALGGYQSINDLVLPGGRLLAQRDVAHKLLGDIPGVSCVKPKGALYLFPRLDPEVYPIEDDQAFVIEMLRATHILITNGTGFNWPTPDHVRVVTLPSVEDLEYAIDRIAGFLETKRR